A window of the Gossypium hirsutum isolate 1008001.06 chromosome A05, Gossypium_hirsutum_v2.1, whole genome shotgun sequence genome harbors these coding sequences:
- the LOC107944325 gene encoding tRNA 2'-phosphotransferase 1, which yields MTVESERLLKQILSADEVQFCVHGTYKRNLESILESGLKRMKRLHVHFSSGLPTDGEVISGMRRDVNVLIYLDVRKALEEGMKLYISDNKVILT from the exons ATG ACAGTTGAGTCCGAAAGATTATTAAAACAAATACTTTCAGCTGATGAAGTGCAAT TTTGCGTACATGGAACCTATAAGAGGAATTTGGAATCAATTTTGGAGTCGGGTTTGAAGCGCATGAAAAGATTGCATGTTCACTTCTCAAGTGGCTTGCCGACTGACGGTGAAGTGATAAGTG GTATGAGACGAGATGTTAACGTTTTGATCTATCTTGATGTTAGAAAAGCTTTGGAAG AAGGCATGAAGCTTTACATTTCAGACAACAAAGTGATATTGACTTAA